The genomic window TGCACGACGCGCTGGGCTCGGTGCGTACCGATATAATGGTGTACATTGAGCGTCCACCCGCTCTCGAAGTGGGTGGGAAGAACTTCCTGCACCTCTTTCCAAAACCTCGCCAGCTTCCCTTTCCATTTATCGCCCTCCTTGCGAAGGAGCGTCGTGCCGCTGGCGATGAAGTCGTCGATCAGGAATATGGAGGAGAATCTCGCCGACTTGTCTTCGGCCCGGAGGTCGTCGAGCAGGTCATCCCACTTCTCCCGATTGATCCTCGGCGCGGTAACTACCTGCTCGTTGCTGATCGTGCCCGCGTTCGCCCTCCTGAAGACATCAATCCTGGCCCCGTCGCTCAGTTCGACGAACAGAGTCTGCCGCAGGAGCTTTCGATAGAGCTTGGAGGGCTCTTCGGCGGCCCACACCCTGTATGGCGGTATGCCCAATCGCGCTGCGACGGCGTTCTGAAGCCGCCATTGCACCGTCTCAGGGTAGAAGAGCTCGACTAGATGGTTCATCTCCGACGTGCTGATATACACAAGGGAGCCGCGGATGAGCCCATAAGCAGCCTCCCTCTCGGCCGGGGAGAACTGCTGGATCCAGTCCGCCAGGGATTCGATAAACCTCATCCCGGCCAGGAAATCCTGGTAACCGTCGTATTTCATCCGTGACATCAATCGCAGCCAGTCGAACTCCTGGCGTGAGCGATCGGTGTCCCACCCCATGATCTCGCTTAGCCGGCCGAGGATGAAATCCTGGTTCATCGACCACCACGTTTCGTCGCTATGGGAGCTAATCGTAAGCCCTTGCGAGTCGTCTTCAGCCTGCGCAGATAGCCGATGGTTGCCTGTGAGCCTCGATGACCGGCGGGGGCGAGATTCCACGCCCCCTTCGGATCAGGAGATACTTCGTCAGCGCTCAGCGAGTGAGCGCTGTCCAAGAGCGCAAAGTCGTTTCCAGGCCAGCGACCTCGGTCGCCGATTCGCAGCACGGGCCTGCCGTCCCCTGCCATCTCGGCCACCCGCTCGACCGCAGTGAGTTTGGTCGTTTCCGGCG from Tautonia marina includes these protein-coding regions:
- a CDS encoding phosphoribosyltransferase-like protein; translated protein: MNQDFILGRLSEIMGWDTDRSRQEFDWLRLMSRMKYDGYQDFLAGMRFIESLADWIQQFSPAEREAAYGLIRGSLVYISTSEMNHLVELFYPETVQWRLQNAVAARLGIPPYRVWAAEEPSKLYRKLLRQTLFVELSDGARIDVFRRANAGTISNEQVVTAPRINREKWDDLLDDLRAEDKSARFSSIFLIDDFIASGTTLLRKEGDKWKGKLARFWKEVQEVLPTHFESGWTLNVHHYIGTHRAQRVVQERQKAALTEHGEGSWFNSVEFSFGIVLPEGTPIDAGSHPDFVALTNRYYDDTIETKHMKLGGHDARLGFGSCALPLILEHNTPNNSVALLWAETLGGEDKHAMRPLFRRRQRHV